ACAACATAAATAGATTTTGCACTACATCTGTTCCCGTTGCTCCAATATTTACAGTTATTTACTTCACATAAAATTTCTTGTGCCATGTGCTCCACCTCCTTGCAGTTATAATGAGCCTGAAGGTGCGGATCAATACATGCTATCTGGAACCCGGTAAACAATAAATAATCAACATTTATTTCTTCTGTTTCCCTGGAAAAATGGTGAACGACCAGGAATATATAAGATCAACAACAAAAACTAAAGTCCATATCATCCCCATTGAATATGCAACTTCATTCGCATAAGGCGATTGTTCAGCTGTTCCTGCTTCAATCCACGATAAGTCAGTTAGAAAATTTAACATCTCATTGAAACTTCCTGTTCCATAAAACCATAAAATTGATTGTCCGACCAAAAATACAAATAAATGAATCGTCGACGTTAAACGATACTTTTTCGCAACATATTTCGGATCTTTTTGACGCTGTAAAATGGCATAGTCTTTATCTGTTAAAAGTTCAACGCGCCGCCACTTCCCTACTGTTTTACGCATCCAACGATCCAATTTCAAGAAATCAAAAATTCCAAATGTGCACGCATAAACAACAAAAAGGACAATAATAATTTGAAATGTAGAAATCTCTTTTGTTTCTTGATAAATCAGTATGCCTAGCAACGCTTCGATTAAAAGCAACACAAGAAACGAAATAATAGCTAATAAACTTAACCTCTGTTTATTTAATACATAACGTAAAAATCCAAAAATAAGAAGTGAAATTACCGACAGAATTTCAATCGTAATAAAAATTTCCCATTGATGTGCCACTATAAATTGCAAATCCGCTTTCACCTCTCTTATAATGGATAACTCCCATTTGTAAAAGTTTGTACTTTTATTCAAAAATGTTATTTTGTAATTTGACTATATAGATATAGACTGCAACAGGCTTGTTTCTCAGTCGATTTAATATTATCTAAACAATACCTATGAATCACCTTATCAATGTATTAAAGCAATTATACCAATTACAACAAACGATTCAATGCTTCATCTAGATTTCCAATAAGATAAAACAGTTGTCATAGAAGGAATTCAGCCGTATAATAAAAGTATTAAATGAATAGAATAAAAAAGACCGCTTCGATGCGTCAACATCGAAACGGCTAGCGTAATAGTTGGTTCCCTATAAGGGGTCAGCATTGCCCGATGAAATAATCCACCAAGGAAGAATGGAGTTCAATTCTTCTCCTGAGCGGCAAAACTCAAGGGTGGATTATTTCTTTTGTGACATTTTAAACGCTAAAGCAATCACACCAACGATTAACGTAGAAAAGCTAATCATGATTTAGTCACTAGCAGCACCCCCTTCCGTCTTAAAAATCGTACCAAGACAGGAATAAGAAACAGGAATGCTGACCACCCTTGAAAACCTATTCTATTACCCTTTGATTATAGCATACATACGTTCCAAATCTTCCCTTTATCTCATCGGAAAATATAGTTCTTCTCCCACTATTTATTTTTCCGCATCAAATCATTTTTCCATTTATCCCATAAGAAATGAAAAACAGGATTTATTTTGATCATAACGGCATAGCCGAAAGCCATTATCATGATAGTAACCGGGCGTATCTCTTGTCCAGTGAAAATATCGACAAAAAAGACATAGGTCAAGGTAATTGGAAAGCATATGCCCAAAATGTGGATGTAGAAAATTAATTTATGATTATCCATAGCAGTCCATCCCCTTCTCCGGTATTTTAATCACTATACCCAAATAAAGCTAAATTATCACAAGCATAGCACTGATTAGCAATTGTTCAAGTCTGTCATCCGAAAATGAAACCATAGGTTATCATAAACGTATATTTGTTAGTAGTTAATACGATTGGAGGCTTCGCTTATGTTTTTTGAACCTGGGTCTTTTGTAGATACAATGTTTATGATTGGTATTTTTATTGTTATAGTCTTTATCATCATTAAAGGGGCCACCGAATGGAGTTCAAATAATAATTCCCCGAAACTGACTGTTCCCGCTAAAGTTGTCACGAAAAGAACAAGTACATCTGGAGGTGCTCATCACTCGACTGATCATATGCATTCGATGACAACAACGTCTTATTATGTAACGTTTCAATTTGAAAGTGGAGATCGGTCGGAGTTTTCTTTAAACGGTTCACAATTTGGAATGTTGGCGGAGCAGATATTGGGATGCTCACTTTCCAAGGCACACGCTATCTAGGATTTGAACGTGACAGTATATTATGATCAATATCTAGGATTAATTCGAGGCATCACAAATGATCAAATAATCCACCAAGAAGGGATGCAGTTCAATTCTTCCTTGGTGGATTATTTCTTCGACGCGACCATTTTAATGCGATTTCTGCCTACAATTTTTACATACTTTAACCATGCCGTCGTTTTCCATTTCATACTCATACAATAATTTTATTCTTTTACGGAAACAGATCGGACACTCGCCTCTACCTTTTGATGGCAACTTTTCCAATGCTTTTCCTCTGTTACTTTTCCCCATGCCTATCCCCCCGTGAACGTTCTCTCTTCTCTTTAGTAAATGATTAACATGAGAAAAGATTGATGAAAATAATATATTTTTTTATCTTTTGGTGCAGTAGTTGTCAACAAAGGCATTCAAACGTATAATAAAAACATAGAATGAATAGAATATAAAAAAGGTCGCTCGGTGTTTGTGCATCGAATGACCAGTTGTGTAAAATCAGGTGCCCATCAAAGGTTCCTGCATTAGGGATAAAAATAATCCATCCTAATTGAGCCCTTAACTCAAGGATGGGTTATTTTTTTCGTTCGTTATTAAATAACCTCCGATTCCTTTCCAAAATCACCTTCCATATTAAACCCTACAAAAACTGCGAAAACTACCAAAAGTGCGCTAATCGGCAGTACAAGTAATGTTCTAAATAATACACCCGCCGCCATCTCTACGCCATAATAAACAAAAGCCCAATGGACAGTCGTAAAAAGTACTGCAAATAATAATCCTGCTACAATAATGAAAGTGAAGCGATTTTTCGGCGTGATATTCAATTTCACTAAACATCCAAGTACAAAGGGAACTGCACAAAGTAACGATAAATATGCATAATTTACGTCCACCAGTCCCTCGTTCATATAATAATCTCCTACTACCATCCGATTCATTACCGCAGTCCCATAAACCAAGATAAATGCGCCAATTAGACTCCCAAAAGCTAAAAATAGTTTTGAGTGCACTTTATGAACATCCCTTCTATCATTTTTTTGCAAAATCTAATCCAAGTTAATTAGTTTATGTCTGTCTCGCGCATCATTATGACTAGTCCGGTTTTATTTCCAAAAAATAAAAAAGCCTGAAAGTAAGCTTGAAGGGCCTCTTAGAGACTTTTATCTATTAATCCCATGAATGGTCGGTGCTTGTTTCATGTTTTCTACTATATAAATAGGCAATTCCAGAAAAAGCACTCATCAGTCCGATTGAAGTCAATCCCATAGCCATGCCTTCTGTTGTTAAATTACCGGTGACAATTGCGACTGTGATTCCGAATCCAACGCCAGCTACTATTGCTGCCAGAATGATTCGTATCATTTTTTCATTCCCCTCGGGTTAATATACGGGATAAATGACCCTATTCGCATACTATTCTTGATTGAAATAAAATGTGCCTCGTATTATGACAAAACAAAAAAGTAGCACAAACTAAACTTTAGTCTGCACTACTTTTTTTATCTGGATTCTACTCTCAAACGATCCGTGTCTTGTAGTTCTTTAAGTGTTGCTGCCCCAATACCGAACATCGCCATCCGGAGTTCTAATTCTCTTGTTTCCATGACTTCCATTACATCTTCCAGGGATTCAGTGGCTTCTTTCAAAATCGAACGCCCGACACCGACCAGGTCGCTTCCCAATGCAATGGCTTTAGCTGCTTCGACGCCGGTCTTTATGCCGCCGCTTGCAATAACAGGTTGGTTTTCGATATGATCTCTTACTGATGTAATGCAATCGACGGTCGGTATTCCCCACTCGCTGAAAGCATCAGCAGCTTTTCGTTTCACTGGAATCGACGAGCGGAATTTCTCGACTTGACTCCATGAAGTACCACCTGCGCCTGCAACATCAATAAAAGAAATGCCTACATCACATAACTTTTTAGCCGTAGCGCCGTCAATTCCCCAACCGACTTCTTTCACGCCGACGGGAACGCCAACTTCAGCGCAAAGTTGTTCGATTTTCAGCAATAAATTCTTGAAATTTGTATTGCCTTCAGGCTGAATGACTTCTTGAATGCTATTTAAGTGCAGAACAAGCGCATCTGACTCTGTCATTTCGATAATACGCCTGCATTCATCCGTTCCAAAGCCATAATTGAATTGCACTGCGCCTAGATTTGCGATAATCGGGATACTCGGTGCATACTTTCTTACTTGGAAAGAAGACCGGAATTTTTCGCTTTCGATTAAAGCGCGTGTAGATCCTAATGCTAACGCCCAACCTCTTTCCTCAGCGGCTTCTGCTAAGTTCCGATTGATCGTTTCCGCAAATTCAGCGCCGCCAGTCATTGAACTTATTAGAAATGGCGTTTTGCATTCATGTTCCAAAAACTTTGTATGAATTGATATTTCCTCAAAATCTATTTCGGGTAAAGCATTATGAAGAAAACTGACGAGTTCAAATCCGGTTGAAATTGAATGTCCTGTCACTTTTTCTTCTAATGCAATTTGAATATGTTCTGATTTCCTTTTATCAATAGGACCAGTCATTTAATCGTACCCCCTCATTCTTTATGTAGACAACGAATCATAATGCACCGTATTTAGATACGTTTAATCGCAAAGGCAATATATCTTCTGATTTCCATTCGTTATACAAATACTCTGCATCTTTTTCTTTCTGAACAAAGGCGATTCCACAATCGCCGCCGCCCGCACCTGATGTTTTACCACTGCCATACTTATCGGCCAGTTGAATTAACGTTTTGAGTTTGGGCGTTTCTATATTAACCTCTGCCGAATCACTTAATCGTTTAATCGCTTCCCGATTTAGTTTAAGACTTGAAATCGCCAAGACGCTGTCATTTTTCTTGAAACTGTTAATTAGACTGCTTACTGCTTTTTCACTTTGCTCAATAAAGTTTACATATTCGCTCGGTCGACTGTCGCGTAAATGCTTGATCTTGGTAACCATCGGAGCCGTGGCAGCGATATTCCCTGTCCATCCGACGCAGAGAATTAGATCTTTTGGCGGGCTTATGTTTTCAATTAAAAGACTTGGCCATCTCTGCTCAACAATTTTCAGTAACGGTGTTTCTTTTCGTAGTTCATCCAAAAGCCATGTGGATGTAAAAGCGGCGTATTGAATCCAGCCGCCGTATGTAGATGCGGCAATATCCGCGCAGGAACCATTTCCTTGAGTTTTGAAATGGGCGATAGCTGAAAGTTTATAGATCAATTCAGCTGTCGGTTTTAATTCGTAAAATTTGAACAAAGATGTAATGGTCGTGACAACTACTGCGGCACTCGAGCCTAAACCGTATTTTTTTCCGGATGAATCGTCCAGCTCGCTAGTAATCAGTAAGGAAAATGGTCGAGGATGAATCGATTTTTCTACTATAAAAGAATTGAATGTGCTAATTGCATTTCGAATAAAGGTCAACTTCGAATCTGAGCTGCTGAAATTCACTTCCACTTCATCGAAATCCCATGTAACATTATTTAAGCCCAATTGCGGTAGTGAAAGAAGATTTCGATCGTTTTCTTTTATTTCTGCATTCATATATCGATTGACAGCAACGACTATTGCTCGCCTGTCGGGTTCCAGCACGGAATACTCCCCGGCAATCATCAGTTTTCCTGGCACTTTAATATGATGTGTGGTGGTCTGCATCATCAACAACACGTCTTTCTTTTTGTCTGAGGCAAATAGGAAATTCCAGGACCTGGATGGCAAGTAAACACATCTTGTACAGAAGTCACGGACATTAACGCTTCTCGGACATACTCTTCATCTTTAGGCTGGCAAAGAACCTTAACATTCGGACCGGCGTCAATTGTGAAGTACGCATGAATACCCGACTCCCTCAATTCTTGGACCTTTTCCATTACATCGAAAGTTGCGCTTTGCCAGTACATGAAAGGCGGATTTGCCCCTAATGTTGTCGCGTGCATTTTCATGGCATTTCTTTCGAGGACATCCCCAAGCATTTCGAAGTTGCGCTGGTTGATGGCTTGTTTTGCGACTTCCAAATCTTCATCTACAGTGTCTAACCAACCTTGATAAAAAGGCGATGTTTCGACAGATCGTTTCATGCCTTCACGGCTTAAGATTTTTTTCTGTTTCGGTTCTAAAAGGACGGATAAAATACTTAAATCCCATTTCTCTTCAGGTAAAATCTGCTCGGCATGAGAGTCTGTCCCGTCAGGTAGCTGCCCTTTTTTCCATTCTACATAGCCGCCGTATATTGATCGACATGCAGAACCCGAACCACGCCGTGCGATTGTGGAAAGCGTTGGTTCATCGATATCCATGCCCAATGCTTTTGTCGCCGCCGCGGCTAATGCTGCAAAACCGGACGCCGAGGAAGCGAAACCAGCAGCAGTAGGCACTTTGTTTGTAGAATCTACAACCGCATATTTTTTCACGCCTGATAGATTTCGTATCAGGTCTAAAAATTCACTAATTTTTTTAGTTTCATCTTCAGTTGCCAATGTATCATTTAAGTAAAACTTATCTGCTGTTAGACATTCGCAAAACTGAACGGAAGTTATTGTGTAAAACTGGTCCAATGTGATGGAAAGGTTGCTGTTCATCGGTAAAAATAATTCTTCATTACGTTTTCCCCAATATTTAATTAAAGCAATATTCGTATGAGCTTTAGCTGTTGCTTCCAATTTTACATTCCTTTCATAAATACATTCATTTTACTATCAATTTTTGCCTACCTCGAAACTCCAAGTTTGAAAGGCTCCGGCTGTAAGTAATGCTTCTTCAAGTTCTTTTGCATGTTGGTGGTTTTTTGCAAGTGCGAGTATGCACCCGCCCCGACCCCCACCTGTTAACTTAGCTCCGAGCGCACCTTTTTCCTTTGCGGCAGAGACTAATCGATCGATACCGGAATCGCTCACGCCTAATAGAGTGAGCTCTCGTTGCGCAGCATCCAGGGTATTCCCTAGCAAGTCAATCTCGCCAGCAATCAGTGCGCTTTTAGCTTTAAATGTATTAGCTTCAAGTGCATTAAGGGATTGTTCGGTTTTGACTGCATCAAGATTATACATTTCTTTGATGCTTTCGACTGCTCCGCGCGTATTGCCAATTCGGCCCGAATCCGCAACTACGAGATAAAATGGACCACCTATTTCTAAGGATGCGATAGAACTTCCTCGTTGAAACCAAATTGGATGGTCATTTGAAGACGCCGCCGCATCAATCCCGCTTGGATTTCCGTGTGCAAAGGTTTCGGCGATATGGACAAGTTCCTTGAGTTTCTCGTCGTTCAGTACTTGTCCAAAGTAAAGAAACAAGCCCCTCACGATAGAAATTGCAATCGCAGCACTTGAACCTAAACCACGTCCCAAAGGTATTGTTGATTCTAAACAAATTCTAAGTCCTTCTGGTTTTTGCATTAAGCATTTCATGGTTTCATTAATACAAACTGCAATTCCTTCCATACTTCCAGGTATTTCTTCGTAAGGTCCACTATAATATGGAGATTCAAATGAAATTGTTTTATTATTATTAATTTCTTCGATTGTAGCTCGTGCTTCAATCGCTGGAAACGGGAGTGCAATCGCTGGCTTACCATAGACAACCGCATGCTCGCCTATCAATATTAACTTACTATGTGCAGTGCCTACTGCAGTTTTACGAGGTATGGCAACCATACAGTAACCTCACTTTCTAAATTAGATAAATTCACATCGCACTCGTATGAAACATACGTCATCTTTGATTTTACCATTATTAATGGATTCTTCCAATCATCCTTCTTCGCATAGTCATAACTTCTTCCATACACGATACATACGATAGGGTATCCGATATTGGAAAGGAGGACTATTTTGCACTATGTCTATTATTCAACCTTGACCTCAGAACCGCAAACTACTGTGGATCCAAATCCATTCCCGCCTGTTGATCCTAAGCTTCTAAATATTTCCGCACATAAGTTTCAAGAACTAATGCAACAAGCAAATAAACTAGTTGAAAAAATTAGTACTTCTGAAGAGTTTGCCTACGAACTAATGAACGAAGCTCAGCTTTCTAATACCAAAAAGGTAGGAGAATTAATAAAATCAACAGGAATCACAATTAAAGTCGAAACTTCATTTACCCCAACCGGAATTCATATTAAATTAGATAATTCTGAAGTTCAAGGAAGGTGTTGCCAGTTAGCCATGTTACTCCATTGGTGAATTAATGAGTGATGCTTGTAAATGACTTTTAAGAGGTGTTGTAGAATGCAGATTCATGTTGTGAAAAAAGGAGAATCACTATGGGATCTATCTCACCAATTCGGCATTCCGATTGAACAAATCATTAATGTAAATCAATTGGAAACACCTGAAAAACTTGTTGTAGGTCAAGCACTAATCATCCCGACATCGACTCCAGTGACAGCTAAGCCAGTTATCGATGTGAATGCTTATACGATTAATACAGGAGAAACAGGTGCCGAAGAAATTCACACTGTCGGCAAATATTTAACCTATTGGATGCCATTCGCATATCGGATGACAGATACTGGCGGCCTGGAAGCTATTGATGATTCCGCAATGATTCAAGCAGCTATAGAGGAGCGGGTCGTTCCCGTATTATGCATTACCAATTTTAGCGCAACAGAAGCAGGTTCAACATTAGCACATACCATTCTATCAAATAATGACATTCAAGAACGTTTATTAACGAATATCGTATCGTTAATGCAAGAAAAAGGTTATCGAGGTATAAATGTTGACTTTGAAAACGTATTACCCGCGGATCGTGTACTATATAATCAATTTTTACAGCGTACTGTTGACCGCTTACATCCAGAAGGTTATTTTGTTTCTACCGCCCTTGCGCCGAAAGTTAGCGGCGAGCAAAAAGGGTTATTATATGAGGCGCATGATTACGAAGCGCATGGAAGAATTGTTGACTTTGTTGTGTTAATGACATATGAGTGGGGATATCGACTTGGTCCGCCCCAAGCCATTTCACCTCTTAATCAAATAAAACGTGTACTTGATTATGCGGTTACTGTTATTCCTAGGGACAAGATTTTTTTCGGGTTTCAAATTTATGCGCGTGATTGGGTCCTACCGCATGTACCCGGAACAGAGGCAGAGACTTTTAGTCAACAAGAAGCCGTTCGGCGCGCAGTGCAACATGATGTAGCTATTCAATTTGACGAGACAGCCCAGTCCCCTTTCTTTCGTTATGCTGATGATCAAGGTCAGACGCATGAAGTATGGTTTGAGGATGCCCGTAGCGCGCAGGCAAAGTTTGATACGGTGAAAAATTATAATTTGCGCGGGATTAGTTACTGGGTACTCGGTTATCCATACCCACAAAATTGGGCATTACTCGAAGACAATTTTATCATTCGAAAAAGAATGTAAAATGTGATTGACGGATTATAAAAATTAAACCGCCCTTAGCTTTTTTAGCCCAAGGACGGTTTATTGTTGTGCAATTAAAAGCTATTTTTCGTTAACAGTGATTCCACCGTTGTCCGATCTCAATTTAATCAAGTTCTTTCCTTCGCCAAACACAGTTTTCTCATTCTTTTTTCCGAAAACATCGATTTTGCCGTTAGCTGTTTTCACA
This genomic window from Sporosarcina sp. Marseille-Q4063 contains:
- a CDS encoding DUF1540 domain-containing protein, which codes for MAQEILCEVNNCKYWSNGNRCSAKSIYVVSQKGKTAKSSEETDCKTFVPRD
- a CDS encoding DUF2500 domain-containing protein, which encodes MFFEPGSFVDTMFMIGIFIVIVFIIIKGATEWSSNNNSPKLTVPAKVVTKRTSTSGGAHHSTDHMHSMTTTSYYVTFQFESGDRSEFSLNGSQFGMLAEQILGCSLSKAHAI
- the fni gene encoding type 2 isopentenyl-diphosphate Delta-isomerase, yielding MTGPIDKRKSEHIQIALEEKVTGHSISTGFELVSFLHNALPEIDFEEISIHTKFLEHECKTPFLISSMTGGAEFAETINRNLAEAAEERGWALALGSTRALIESEKFRSSFQVRKYAPSIPIIANLGAVQFNYGFGTDECRRIIEMTESDALVLHLNSIQEVIQPEGNTNFKNLLLKIEQLCAEVGVPVGVKEVGWGIDGATAKKLCDVGISFIDVAGAGGTSWSQVEKFRSSIPVKRKAADAFSEWGIPTVDCITSVRDHIENQPVIASGGIKTGVEAAKAIALGSDLVGVGRSILKEATESLEDVMEVMETRELELRMAMFGIGAATLKELQDTDRLRVESR
- a CDS encoding phosphomevalonate kinase is translated as MMQTTTHHIKVPGKLMIAGEYSVLEPDRRAIVVAVNRYMNAEIKENDRNLLSLPQLGLNNVTWDFDEVEVNFSSSDSKLTFIRNAISTFNSFIVEKSIHPRPFSLLITSELDDSSGKKYGLGSSAAVVVTTITSLFKFYELKPTAELIYKLSAIAHFKTQGNGSCADIAASTYGGWIQYAAFTSTWLLDELRKETPLLKIVEQRWPSLLIENISPPKDLILCVGWTGNIAATAPMVTKIKHLRDSRPSEYVNFIEQSEKAVSSLINSFKKNDSVLAISSLKLNREAIKRLSDSAEVNIETPKLKTLIQLADKYGSGKTSGAGGGDCGIAFVQKEKDAEYLYNEWKSEDILPLRLNVSKYGAL
- the mvaD gene encoding diphosphomevalonate decarboxylase codes for the protein MEATAKAHTNIALIKYWGKRNEELFLPMNSNLSITLDQFYTITSVQFCECLTADKFYLNDTLATEDETKKISEFLDLIRNLSGVKKYAVVDSTNKVPTAAGFASSASGFAALAAAATKALGMDIDEPTLSTIARRGSGSACRSIYGGYVEWKKGQLPDGTDSHAEQILPEEKWDLSILSVLLEPKQKKILSREGMKRSVETSPFYQGWLDTVDEDLEVAKQAINQRNFEMLGDVLERNAMKMHATTLGANPPFMYWQSATFDVMEKVQELRESGIHAYFTIDAGPNVKVLCQPKDEEYVREALMSVTSVQDVFTCHPGPGISYLPQTKRKTCC
- the mvk gene encoding mevalonate kinase, translated to MVAIPRKTAVGTAHSKLILIGEHAVVYGKPAIALPFPAIEARATIEEINNNKTISFESPYYSGPYEEIPGSMEGIAVCINETMKCLMQKPEGLRICLESTIPLGRGLGSSAAIAISIVRGLFLYFGQVLNDEKLKELVHIAETFAHGNPSGIDAAASSNDHPIWFQRGSSIASLEIGGPFYLVVADSGRIGNTRGAVESIKEMYNLDAVKTEQSLNALEANTFKAKSALIAGEIDLLGNTLDAAQRELTLLGVSDSGIDRLVSAAKEKGALGAKLTGGGRGGCILALAKNHQHAKELEEALLTAGAFQTWSFEVGKN
- a CDS encoding glycosyl hydrolase family 18 protein; translation: MQIHVVKKGESLWDLSHQFGIPIEQIINVNQLETPEKLVVGQALIIPTSTPVTAKPVIDVNAYTINTGETGAEEIHTVGKYLTYWMPFAYRMTDTGGLEAIDDSAMIQAAIEERVVPVLCITNFSATEAGSTLAHTILSNNDIQERLLTNIVSLMQEKGYRGINVDFENVLPADRVLYNQFLQRTVDRLHPEGYFVSTALAPKVSGEQKGLLYEAHDYEAHGRIVDFVVLMTYEWGYRLGPPQAISPLNQIKRVLDYAVTVIPRDKIFFGFQIYARDWVLPHVPGTEAETFSQQEAVRRAVQHDVAIQFDETAQSPFFRYADDQGQTHEVWFEDARSAQAKFDTVKNYNLRGISYWVLGYPYPQNWALLEDNFIIRKRM